A window from Pan paniscus chromosome 14, NHGRI_mPanPan1-v2.0_pri, whole genome shotgun sequence encodes these proteins:
- the LOC129393728 gene encoding proline-rich protein 20E produces MEEPRPSKRLRSMAPNQASGGPPPEPGCCVADPEDSVEADGPAQPAQPAKPIAYVKPFRWQPPARPESPRPAERGRRRGGSRRPGRGRGRRAGPRGDAGQRQGAEGVMGPDVHIPLDHHGEPGHQGEPEITETAAFSLSETGPLPGTVQEGPGPDVAQPELGFQEPPTAPGPQAVDWQPALTLYPCIGFRALGDSAVLQVIQTPHGTYVQGVPVFLTDIAY; encoded by the exons ATGGAGGAACCAAGGCCTTCGAAGCGACTTCGCTCCATGGCCCCTAATCAAG ccTCAGGTGGGCCTCCTCCAGAGCCAGGCTGCTGTGTTGCGGACCCTGAAGACTCCGTGGAAGCAGATGGGCCCGCACAGCCAGCCCAACCCGCAAAACCCATCGCTTACGTGAAACCCTTCAGATGGCAGCCCCCAGCTCGCCCAGAGTCACCCCGTCCTGCAGAGAGAGGCCGGCGCCGGGGAGGAAGCCGGCGGCCAGGGCGAGGCCGTGGCAGAAGGGCTGGGCCCCGCGGGGACGCTGGCCAGAGACAGGGGGCAGAAGGCGTGATGGGACCGGACGTGCACATCCCACTGGACCACCATGGAGAGCCAGGCCACCAGGGGGAACCGGAAATCACGGAGACCGCagccttctctctttctgaaacAGGTCCTCTGCCTGGAACTGTGCAGGAAGGCCCTGGCCCCGACGTGGCGCAACCTGAGCTGGGGTTTCAGGAGCCGCCCACTGCTCCTGGGCCTCAGGCTGTTGACTGGCAACCCGCGTTGACCCTCTATCCCTGCATCGGGTTTAGGGCTCTGGGTGACTCAGCTGTTTTACAAGTCATTCAAACCCCCCACGGCACCTATGTGCAAGGGGTCCCAGTGTTCCTCACCGACATTGCATATTGA